AAGTTGAGCGTAAGGGGAAAGCAAGCTAAACTAGGCGCTCATCTGGGGCGCGTCACGCCGGCCGCTTTTATCAAAACAAAGGAAATGATATGAAAAGAGAATTTGCCGTACTCGCATGCATCCTTGCCTTCTCGGGTTGTGCCAGTGCCGGGAAAACCAAAGCGTGGCAGGAGGATGGGCTTTATTATTCCGTTTATGCTTCCGAAGGTAAAAAAAGCGAGAAGCGCCAGGAAATTTTAAAGCAGCATTCGGAGTGGCCGGAGGATGTGCGGCAGAACGTGCAAAAGGGAATTGTGACGGCGGGAATGACCGAAGACCAGGCGCTCTCCGCTTACGGCAAACCGCTCGAAATTCTGGAAAGCAAAGAAGGGCAGAGCCCGAGCGAAGCGAATGCCGATGAATCGAAGGCCGAGCCGAAAGAACATGCGCTCTGGCTTTATCCCGAGACTTACCTGGTTTTGGACGACGGTGTGGTGGAAAACGTCGAAGACGTCATGAAGATCGAAGTGAAGCATTCCCTGATCGATAAAATCCGCAATTGGTTCCACTGATCCGCTTGCTTTAAGAGGAGACAGGCCCCTTAGAGTGAGGCGTCTTGGGGCGGGGTTAGAAGACCGGAGCCGTGATCATCCTTCTTCCTGATTCAATTGACGGGAGGAAGGATTTTTTATTGTCGAGGACTGAAACGAATCTGTTTTCATGGATTCGATGCGAAGGAGAAAGACATGACGACTCAAACTCATAAAGTGAATCTTGTGACGTGCCTCTGGTTCGACAAGAATGCCGAGGAGGCGGCGAAGTTCTATGCCGCGACTTTTCCGAACAGCCGCGTCACCGCGGTGCATAAGTCGCCGGCCGACTATCCCAATGGAAAGGCCGGCGATGTTTTGACCGTTGAGTTCACGGTGCTCGGCCAGCCTTTTATCGGGCTGAACGGCGGCCCCGGAATGCCCTTCTCGGATGCGGTTTCGTTTCAGGTGTTCACCGAAACGCAGGAAGAAACCGACCGCTATTGGAATGCGATCGTGAAAAACGGCGGACAAGAGAGCGCCTGCAGCTGGTGCAAGGATAAATTCGGCCTGAGCTGGCAGATCGTGCCGCGGGCGCTGATGGAGGGGATCTGCGATCCCAATACCGCCTCCGCGAAGCGCGTGATGGAGGCGATGATGGAGATGACCAAGATCGATATCGCCAAGATCGAGACCGCCCGGCGCGGATAAGTTCCGATTAGAGCGGAGACAGATTGCGAGTCAGCGTTTTAATTTGTACTCATAACCGGGCAGAGATGCTTCGTGATGCCCTGAACGGGCTTTTCGGCCAGGTCCTTCGCGCGCCGCTCGCGGCGGAAATCCTTGTCGTCGACAACAACTGCACGGACTCGACTCCCGCCCTCATTGACGAGCTTTCCTCGAATT
This window of the Verrucomicrobiia bacterium genome carries:
- a CDS encoding VOC family protein; amino-acid sequence: MTTQTHKVNLVTCLWFDKNAEEAAKFYAATFPNSRVTAVHKSPADYPNGKAGDVLTVEFTVLGQPFIGLNGGPGMPFSDAVSFQVFTETQEETDRYWNAIVKNGGQESACSWCKDKFGLSWQIVPRALMEGICDPNTASAKRVMEAMMEMTKIDIAKIETARRG